The Chryseolinea soli genome contains a region encoding:
- a CDS encoding M16 family metallopeptidase, giving the protein MGVILFTPSMVFGQQIPLDPQVRTGRLPNGLTYYLRKNNEPQKQAYMMIVNKAGSILEDDDQLGLAHFMEHMNFNGTRHFPKNELVNFLEKSGVTFGADLNAYTSFDETVYILPIPTTNPEMLPKGLDVLRDWASEATLDPVEIDKERGVILEEERLHRGRGERIDKQTFPMLTNRSKYGARSPIGEVDILRTFKPESIKRFKDDWYRPDLQAVIVVGDIDLDKTEKLVKTRFTDLNNPVKERTRSRYEIELKGNNQFIVATDDEQPNVSIEIYFKRKSGDLYTEEEYVRAIKGQLMNQMISFRQLEMTNSDPAPAYLNMGIGKQGFVGGVETMGISVTGKKGKLKEAFKKTWGLVERLRKYGFTEQDLENARTQFLRFYEQRFEEREHNESKSYAQEYVSLFLRGEASPGIAWEYDFVKKTLPKISVSDINALLQGYLEPHDRDIVVGAPTSEKGMLPTEKDIEGWMTEVAQAETSAFREQESEKELLETLPVAGKVVSRTQKREFGVTELKLSNGINVILKPTAYKSDQIIFTAFSEGGTSLYDLKDFFNAAYATSFFDEMGLGKLTSIEMQRKLAGSTAQVSVNIGEKIEAAGGGASVKDIETAFQVLYLKFTSPRKDTVLFGNMLANFEEILANRYLDPQNVFSDSIEAIVSNRDARHRAPSVEDIKALNLDRMYRIYKERFADASGFTFVFVGNFEERELLPLIEKYLGSLPATHKAEKARAFKLKSLEGKVMKVVSAGTENKASVRMFVHGKAKNTEVERMKLRALCEILQMRLVQILREDEGGVYTPSVRGAFIEEEQKFSIGIGFGCSPQNADRLISLVTAALKDIRERGVTAEEVQKFKVACEKRHDQSLTTNEFWLQYLAGQYRKKEDLSAINAFHKDLSRVTAESLLKASQVFFSDKNVLTFKLVPKSTS; this is encoded by the coding sequence ATGGGAGTGATTTTATTCACACCAAGCATGGTCTTTGGTCAGCAAATACCTTTAGATCCGCAAGTGCGGACTGGCAGATTGCCTAATGGATTGACATACTACCTGCGAAAGAATAATGAACCGCAGAAGCAAGCGTATATGATGATTGTCAACAAAGCGGGTTCCATCCTTGAGGACGACGATCAACTGGGGCTGGCGCATTTTATGGAGCACATGAATTTCAATGGTACCAGGCATTTTCCGAAAAACGAACTGGTCAATTTTCTTGAAAAGTCGGGTGTGACATTTGGCGCAGATCTGAACGCTTACACGTCGTTCGACGAAACAGTATACATACTTCCTATTCCGACCACTAATCCCGAGATGCTTCCTAAGGGTTTGGATGTTTTGCGCGATTGGGCATCGGAGGCGACACTGGATCCTGTCGAGATTGACAAGGAGAGAGGCGTCATCCTGGAAGAGGAGCGCTTGCATCGTGGTCGAGGTGAGCGTATAGATAAGCAGACTTTTCCGATGCTCACCAATAGGTCGAAGTATGGCGCACGTTCCCCCATCGGTGAAGTTGATATACTCAGAACCTTCAAGCCAGAGTCAATTAAACGCTTCAAGGACGATTGGTATCGTCCCGACCTTCAAGCCGTCATTGTGGTGGGGGACATAGATCTTGACAAGACGGAGAAGTTGGTCAAGACGAGGTTTACGGACTTAAACAATCCCGTGAAAGAGCGGACAAGGAGCCGATACGAGATCGAACTGAAAGGTAACAATCAGTTTATAGTAGCAACGGACGATGAACAACCTAATGTGTCGATAGAGATTTACTTTAAACGCAAAAGCGGCGACCTATACACCGAGGAAGAATATGTCAGAGCGATCAAAGGTCAGCTGATGAACCAGATGATCAGCTTTCGACAGTTAGAGATGACTAACAGCGATCCTGCGCCTGCTTACCTCAATATGGGAATCGGTAAGCAAGGCTTCGTGGGTGGAGTGGAGACGATGGGCATTTCGGTGACCGGGAAGAAAGGGAAATTGAAGGAGGCTTTTAAAAAAACGTGGGGCCTTGTAGAACGGCTTAGGAAATATGGATTTACTGAGCAAGACCTGGAAAACGCAAGAACACAATTCCTGCGTTTTTATGAGCAGCGATTTGAGGAACGCGAGCATAACGAATCGAAATCCTATGCGCAGGAGTATGTGTCTCTGTTCCTAAGAGGTGAGGCTTCTCCGGGCATAGCATGGGAATATGATTTTGTAAAAAAGACATTGCCGAAGATTTCAGTGAGTGATATCAATGCGCTGTTACAGGGATATCTGGAACCGCATGACCGCGATATAGTGGTCGGCGCACCGACGTCCGAGAAAGGCATGCTGCCGACTGAAAAAGACATTGAGGGGTGGATGACCGAGGTTGCTCAGGCAGAAACATCGGCATTTCGGGAACAGGAATCCGAAAAAGAATTATTGGAGACTTTGCCGGTGGCTGGGAAGGTTGTTTCAAGAACGCAGAAAAGAGAATTTGGTGTCACCGAACTCAAGCTGTCGAATGGTATCAATGTGATATTAAAGCCGACTGCATATAAAAGCGACCAGATAATTTTTACTGCGTTTAGCGAGGGAGGAACATCTCTTTACGATTTGAAGGACTTTTTCAACGCAGCGTACGCGACGAGCTTCTTTGATGAAATGGGGCTTGGCAAGCTTACCTCGATAGAGATGCAGCGGAAACTTGCGGGTAGCACAGCTCAGGTGTCGGTAAATATCGGTGAGAAAATAGAAGCTGCTGGCGGCGGCGCATCGGTGAAAGATATTGAAACAGCTTTTCAAGTGCTATATCTGAAGTTTACATCCCCTCGCAAAGACACGGTGCTGTTTGGTAATATGCTGGCGAACTTTGAGGAGATTCTTGCGAACCGATATCTTGACCCCCAAAATGTGTTTTCAGATTCTATCGAAGCTATCGTCAGTAACCGTGATGCTCGCCATCGTGCGCCATCGGTAGAGGATATCAAAGCGTTAAATTTGGATCGGATGTACCGGATCTATAAGGAAAGGTTTGCTGACGCCTCTGGCTTTACTTTTGTGTTTGTGGGTAATTTTGAAGAAAGGGAACTACTTCCTCTCATTGAGAAATATCTAGGGTCTTTGCCGGCAACCCATAAGGCTGAAAAGGCGCGGGCTTTTAAACTGAAGAGTCTCGAAGGAAAGGTTATGAAAGTTGTGTCAGCAGGTACGGAAAATAAGGCATCGGTAAGAATGTTTGTACACGGAAAGGCTAAGAACACTGAAGTTGAAAGAATGAAACTTAGGGCTCTCTGTGAAATTCTTCAAATGAGACTTGTGCAGATACTTAGGGAGGATGAGGGGGGCGTATATACCCCGTCTGTACGGGGGGCGTTTATAGAAGAGGAACAAAAGTTTTCCATTGGAATTGGGTTTGGCTGCTCTCCGCAAAATGCGGATCGCCTAATTTCCTTGGTAACAGCGGCACTCAAGGATATTCGGGAGCGGGGAGTAACCGCTGAGGAGGTTCAGAAGTTTAAAGTGGCGTGTGAAAAGAGGCATGATCAGTCATTAACTACGAACGAGTTCTGGTTGCAATACTTAGCCGGCCAGTATCGGAAAAAAGAGGATTTGAGTGCGATCAATGCGTTTCACAAAGACTTATCCAGGGTGACCGCTGAAAGCTTGTTAAAAGCTTCGCAAGTGTTTTTCAGTGACAAAAATGTCCTAACCTTCAAGTTAGTGCCAAAGAGTACGAGTTAG